The sequence tctgtatttttgatcaaataaatgcaggcttgatgagcagaagagacttctttcaaaaacattaaaaatagtaatgtttccaaacttttgacctgtactgtatatatatatatatatatatatatataaatactagtatatatatatatatatatatataaaataactaaaatgcacCAATACTACATTTCTCTGCTGATACAGATTATTCAATTAtcctaaaatgtttaaatgaggaGGACATGCGCTCATCAGTTTATTAGATCCGTGcgtgaggtcttaaagagacagcagcctaaataaacctgctgctgtctttCATTATACAGAGAAGACTACCCAGTGCTTTTTACAGTTGAATAGATTATAGttactgttaatttaatttgtatctcaCTGTTTGTTCTATTGATTTAAGACGCTGTAGAGCGTCTGCACTGACCTGCTGTGTGACGCTGGCCACCTGAGCCATGTTGAACTCTGTGTTCTCACTGGACTCTCGGAGCATGATGAAGGACGCGGCCACACGAGCCAAGCGCCAGAACGGCTGCATCTCCTCGCTCACGTTACCGTAGCTGTCTGCAcacaccacagagagagagagaggccgctgcagtgcattgtgggactgTGGCATGAGGTGCAGGTCTGTTAGTGTTGCTCGCACCTGGTATGTGTTGTGCGGAGACGGCGCTCTCCGGTGCGATGTATTTCTGGTAGAAAGCGTGGTCCTGTGCTGTGCTGTTGATCTGCTGCAGGGCCTCACAGCGCAGCTGCACGTCAGGAGAACTGCGCTCCGTCCCGGGGAACATCACCTCCGCCGAGCACCGCAGCGCCGGGCCCTGACACACGACAACAACACACGCAATCCAACAGACTTTCCAGTTCCAGAACCAGACAcgtaaagggttagttcaccccaaaattaaaattctctcattaaGCACTCTAAAGATTGGCTACACTTGCGATCAGAAGTATCTTATTTGTGATAAGCTAAACGTTGCAAGAGCGTGTCAGCAccaacatgaacaaacattttaatttaacagatcattaaagtactgggataaaagtttggATATAAACTCTGATGTGTAGGGTAGCAATTAAAATAGAGTAACtcaccttttgaaagtaatttgacgcttcaaataaagatttatctgttacattgttacaccagtaggtggcgaaaaggagctgttaaaaatgtgtttgtctttgaatcattcaagagattcgttcaaaaacactgattcattcagttatGAAACAAGGACATTTTAAGCGAGtgattgaataatttatttataaattacatgtgattttgtttagttgtctaatgttttttcttcagaatcatgaGAACCAcaacttccattaaaaaaaaaagaatcatgcagctctattttgctcacaaacagctcttaaagagtccagtttttttttttatatacgtgTTAATATGTGAGGCACTTTCAGTGTAAGGAACTGCTGCtctaaaaagactgaaataaatcatttaaaatcatacGGTTACGCtacaaatgagaaacaaaactgAATGAGCTTTACATGTTCTGTCATGCTCTATTTTTATCCATCAGGAAATTAATGCATCACTTTTCTTAATGTGACACTGGTGTCAcaaaaaaatatctgtattttcaGGAATGTCTCTAAAGCTGGttaaagtacattatttgttAAGCGAAAATGATGGAAAGCACTTAATTAGTTAatgatggaatattttattttattatttatgtggcCTTAAGTAGTAGCTTCTTAGAATAAAGTACTAGTActtaaagaataagcactagaaGCTAATGAACAGCACTACAGtaagtgaccctggagcacaaaaacagtcataagtagcacaggtatatttttgaatttctgattagtaatatgcattgctaagaacttcatatggacaactttaaagatgattttctcaacttcaaaagaaaaaataaatgaatgaccctggttttgtgctccaaaaaaaaaaaaaaaaaaaaaaaaaaaaaaaaaaaaaaagagtactagTAGTGTGACAGATACTAGTCGGTTTTaaggattaaatgttaaaacagccTGCCATGAATGCTGCTTAAGCTTGTGTTTAGTATCAGTACTAGGTGCTCAGTAAACTAGTGCTCTACAGTGGTGAGTCGGTGGATTAAGAGCACATTAGTGATGGATATGAAGAAGCGTACCGCGCTGCCACTGGCCCAGTCCGTCACGGAGAAGTCCAGGCTGTACTTCCGGCCTCCCGCAGCCACATCCTGTCAACACAAGGGTTAGCGGGCGTCAGCAAACACTGGTCTCACAGCTGCGGTCTAGCTCTGAGTCTGCACAGACAGGTTTGAGCCTGACCTCCGCGCTGGCCTTGTGCACCTCCTGCAGGGCGAACAGTCTGTGGGGCGAGCCGTGGCGCGTGTTGAGCTGATGCAGGGCCACCGTAGCCGCCCGCCGCGCCGGGTAGTGCGTGGGCTCCAGGTCTCCGCTGCTCGCCATGTCCTCCGGCGTCTGGGGGTccgagcacaaacacacacctgcactctgagcctttatcaccagcagttATGAAACAAACCGTGTGCACAACACGTGTTCAACTGAACAAACAGAAGATGAAGAAAGCCAGGGATCTTTAGCTGTTAGAGCCACAGACACTGAGACGCTTCCACTTCCTGTTTTGTGCAAAGCCCCGCCCTCTTAAAGAGACACTGCAGTTGTCTGCTACAACACTCCACTGATTATAAAGCTAAAAATGACCCATCTCTGTAGTTACTGAAGGTTTGTTACTTTGTCAGTCAGAGAACGGTCATTTCAACcaaagtctatctatctatctatacataatacatattaattaactagtaaattaagttatatttaaatatatcttcaCTGaaacactttaaagggatagttcaaacaaaaaatgtaaattttctcatcttcatgtcgttccaaacctgtgaatttctttcttctgttaaaaacaaaagaatacattttgtaagtatatatatatcatcttcatgtcgttccaaacctgtgaatttctttcttctgttaaaaacaaaagaataacacACCACACGCGCACACGCGCGCGTATATAAACCACAATTGACCCTTTTGACtggtttcatcattttttttttacttttttttttttaaatttagtatttcaattttgcattataattgagatctatcaatcttaatttttattagactttaaaaaagaacttctaatttaagtgaacttaaagcaatcttcacataaacccgttataataaatgtcatatttacctgtgcacTTCAGCAAtaaggaaatatacagaaattgcacaaagttatcaaacactaaattaaatatagatgaatccttaaagctacaaaagttactgatttcctctcttttcttttgttctttgaggAACTTTGATTAGTGCAGCTGGTTATGAGGTTATTTGGCTGCtgttactttaagagctgccgctgctgaacatgacacggatctgacacgcatgctcgtagtttcattcgcactttaatatgaaatgacatAGGCTACAGCGGGTGTTCTTATTAGCACTTTGATCTGTAAAGAAGCAGACTTCAGGGTAAGATATGAGTTTTTTAAGTTGGATGTGTGGATGGGGTGATCTGCCTTTGCTTAGCCcctgtgtttaatatttttactgctgttaaactggaaaaaaatatcaccTGTGTTAAtgcactaatatttaatattttatatcaccaacaaaataatgttaaacacATGAATATATGATGTGTATTGTCCAGCACTTATGCAGATGCTGCAGGTTTGACTTCACTCATAAGAAGCAGTCTGGAGACTTGGGTCAGTataaatccagcattaagatgcttttaactcaaatacagtccatgatccataataacacttcctccagtgaaaaaagtgttctggtgtgaatcaggagagaaatctgcacagatcaagcagcgtttaaacagctctaaacaaatatgtggctggatttaacaggagatgcactttttcactggaggaagagtaattatggattatagactctatgtatttgagttaaaaacgtcttaatgctgggtTTGTTTCagcaatggatttgtttcttacaatcacacaggactggagtgctgtggattacttgtggattattgtgatgtttttatcagctgtttggactctcattctgacggcacccattcactgcagagcatccattgctgagacactgatgcagtgctacatttctacaaacctgatgaagaaacacactcatcctgatcttgaatGTCCTCAGGGCGTGCACATTTTTTCCTTCAAACTTATAACACAGAAACTTTCAAAATGTTACTATCCCTCAGCCTCATGTCTGGTTTCTTCTGTGGAGCGCACCAGTTTCGTCTTgatcatttctggctgaactcTGGCTTTAGGTTGAGTATTTCTATCactgatgaagtgtgtgtgtgtttctgtctgcagGGTTTCAGGGAAGCGTGTGAGAAGGGTCCTCTGATGGGACACAAGATATCTGGAGTGCGGTTCATCCTGGAGGACGGAGCTCATCACATGGTGGAGGAGATCTCCTTCATCCCGGCAGGAGAGGGCGCTCTCAGACAGGGTATGATGAGCAgatcgttctctctctctctctgacgtCTGACCAGAGCTTCACCTGAGTGTCCTGTGTCTTCAGCCACTGAGAAGTCCAGCGTGGTGATTGTGGAGCTGGTCATGTCTGTGGAGATCGTGGCCCCTAATGAGTTCCAGGGGGCCGTTATTGAAGGGGTCAACCGTTGTCACGGGGTCATCGGGGGGCAGGGCAGAGGGCTATTTCACACTCTACGCTGATGTGAATCACTTCAATCACACTACAGACACTGATCACAGCTCATGAGAACCAGAGAAACGGCTCAATCTCACCCGTCAAGTCAGATCACCCCAAAATCAAAGatgtatattatatgatattttaataaaaacagtctatttataacactgtttAAGATTAAGTTAGGAAAGAAAtgataacactttagtatagaaaccaattctcactattaactagtttttttgttttattagaaaaaaaaaatctctctctctatatatatatatttgaaaatattaaatatttataccacagtattatttatttatgttatgtatgtatggtttgggggaatgtttatttttattattatttcatttatagttACAGAATATTGcaaatagaatgaatgaatgaataaataaagccaAAACATCCAGATGCATTGTACAGTAGTAACGTGgaatgtgattttgtgtgtgtgtgtgtgtgtgtgtgtgtgtgtgtgtgtgtgtgtgtgtgtgtgtgtatatatatgtgtgtgtgtgtgtatgtgttgcagtatacagtatatacaagtCTTTGAcgttggggtgaaatatgactttCAGATCTTTTATTGAGATGAGATCTGTTACTATGTTCCTATTTCATCTGTTGTTTCTGTGGTTCATATCCTGCAGGTCTGTGTGagattaaaatatacatatatgattATGATCATATAGACATAATGGACAGCGTAATGTCTGTGGACCTGGTGTTTTCTGGTCTAGGTCCCGCTGAATGACATCGTTTGTGATATTAATTAATACTTCATTAATGATGGTCATATACAAGACCAGATCAAAATACACTCTCTCATGAGTTCCTGCTCTTACTGTGCATGATTCATCTGTGAGTGTTGTTctatgagaaaaaagaaaaaagacctcAACTGTCTTTGTAATGTTTCTTCAgattgtttcatgttgacgtaAGTGTCAGAGCGAGCTCAGGGTCtcattcctgtgtgtgtgtgtgtgtgtgtgtgtgtgtgttcagggtaaAGGTAAGTACACCATGGAGTACAGCAGATATCATCCCTCCGTACAGGAAGAGCTCATCAACAAGCACTTGGAGGAAACAGGACAGCTGCCCGCCAAGAAGAGCAAATGGAAAAACTGATGCGCCACACACTCCAGCTCTCTCAAGGACTTCCTGACAATGTTTATCACAGGCCGAGACGTCCAGCCTGAAATTCAGCAGAGATCGGCTTTGACTCTGACTCGACGGGTTTGGTTGTGCACTCTGTGAATGTGTTAGTACAGCAAATGTCCAGTgtacaatatttcattttaaaaactgagAGGAAATGTAACATTGGGTAACAGACAATGCCTAGGTTTCCAGAAACCGGGTTCTGCCACTTACCCGGGTTAgtaaacagataaacagataacATTAACTCTTGTTCCAAAGACTGAGGTAACTCTCAGGGTGTGTAAGACAGCAGCTTATTCCTTCAACTTTGAGCTGACCCAGAGTCAGCTTTCATCAGAGGTTTTCAGCACAAGTTGATGAGACTcacaaaatattatatagttCATTTTGGAATTCTAAAGCACTATTATAACATGAAGcagtgttcattttaatttattctcaacTCACACATTAGCTATATGTTTCATCAGATTTAAGGAGAATGTGgggatattgcataaaatatgCTGGATGGAAAAAGGATAAATTCTAAAATCGAGCACATGCACTTAACAGAGTCAAATAATTTGCATATAATGTGCATAAACtgtgatggaaacacatttactaaaCAAATTCCTCAATGcccatcaaaaaagtcatgtgacttaaCCTCAACAGATCGTGTGATTGGATAACTGAACTAACCAGCACACCAATCTCATCACACACCATCTCAGAtagtattattatgatgatgattatttttaatgatctgGTATAATTGCCTCTCAAACTGTCTCGCACAATTGCATTCCCAAACATCAGGCATCCAAACACAAGCGCTTGTTAGTGTGTTTCATCattatatctgaaaaaaaaaagatacacagtattttttttatttctgtttttcttaatgATATTTGGTGTCAGCTTTTTAGGAATCGATCATTTTGTTAAATCATggtttattcgcaaatgttttatgcaacgTTCCAATTTTCCGCATAAGTTCAACTGTGGATGagcattcatgtttttgttttttttttgttgttgttttgttttttatatttaatgtatttcattaatAACAATGCATGTGACACATCTCACCTTAACAAACGTCGAAGCAAAATGGctaaccataaaaacatttctgtGCATCCAAAAGCAGGTACTGAGTAGGTACTAAGTTTGAATTTGAActttctttattattgtttttgaccAAAGTTTTCCAGATTTGATGTCATTACTAGTGAGATATTAGCAGTGTAGTTATGGGTTGCCCGATTATCTGTGCTGgtattaagcatttttatgatTATCGTGTCGGTCATTTTCAAAACTTATTTGCTGAtaagataatttaaaaacatttaaatcattttggttagagcccttgttattcttaatttcaaactttatttttattttacactatttttatgatattttctcAATATCGGTTATTGGGCTACTTGATCTGTAGTAATCAGTACCGGCATTGGCCCTGAAAAACACATATTGTCGACCCCTAATTGTTGTAATTAGATGATTGTTTAGTTATCACCACAGCACTCTCTATTTTGTTGCAGATCATTAGATTGTGATGTCGTCTCAGAAGTCTGTTCTGTGATGTATTTTAGTGCTTAAACACTGTAAGAAGTAATTGCCTGATGAGAGGAAACGAGTCAGCAGCCTAAGCTTTGAGATGCAGCCGATGTGTTATTGTGTTCACTGTGAACATAATCATGACTCAGCTTACTCCTGCACAGGTTTAGTTTAACAACCAAGAGTTTGGAGATTTATATGAAGGTAAgttaacctgctttctggaaaaACCCACTGAAGGTCACAGAAGATCTGCACACACAACAGCAAGAAACCAAACAGAATAACCCCAACAATCACCCAAAAAATGTGGTAACCACTTAACAACGCCCTAGCAACTACTTAAAACAAGGTAACCGCTTAGCaccaccctaacaaccacacaaaaGAATGTGATAACCACTTAGCAAAACCTAACAGCCATCCAAACAGCTCACAGAGATCTGCACAAAGAAACAAGTTGTTCTTCAGAAACAGTCAAGCTGGAGTGCAGCGAAGGCTTGTTCCAGCTTGTTTTACCTCAGGCTGTGGCGGCGCTGGGTCCCCGGCTCCTCTGCACGCAAACGGAGGGTCCTGAGACGCGGGCGGAGCCGGACTGAGCTTGACCAGAGACAGAAGCAACCAAAGCGAGCAGAACACCTTCATGATCAGCTCTGGAGAAGATCTTAGTCCCGTGCTGCTGCTGTTTATAAAGCGGAGCACCGTTGCGTAACACGAGCATGAGCTGATGCTTTCCAGATGACATCTGAACAAACAAGATCTGACCCGACCTCCGGGAACGACCGCTACAGACTGCTGGAACCCAGTCACGAGAAGAAGATCTACAGCTTACAGATAAATCCACTGATAGCGTGACATCTGTCTCCCCTCTTACATGAAGTCACCTGCTGGAGGTCATTAAGGATCTAGCTTTTGTTAgtaagttataaaataaatactttgatGGAAGCCGATATAGAGGACTACACTGTAGTAGTCAAAAGAAAAGTAGATTTCGAGTGAATAATACTTCATCTATACATCTACAAATTCAATCTCATATTTTCTAGATATGTCCTAACCAATTCATCCATGTGTAAGCTGGTAGTGATGGACTTCTCATGGGACAAAACAACTAAATGGCTCTTTTAGTGACTTAAATAGAATGgaatggaatgaatgaatgaatgaacaaacaaataaatactttgaAAGTCCACTGGGGGTCAGCAACTGTTGGTTAGCAACATCCTTCAAAATGTCTTCAGTACGGTGGCCacgaagtgcaaaacagattacaattctgaaaacaaaataacaaattacaatgaaaacacaacaacaaatcagagAAACCgaaagaggtaggtatagtttgagacagcgccattggtttgggattactcaccgctgactggacgagacatctgtcaatcaaagtatACAGTATACCCTCAGAATACCCATTTGTTTTGTTGCTTCGCAAGTCCGTAATCTACTATCATGTCGCTTCCCCTTTAATGGTATCCAATACAGTTGAAACTTGTGATTCTTTGTTGTAATTGGTGCATTATCACTTCTGTCGTTCCTAACCTTTTCCTGCCCATCATCTACTGAGTGCGCGTCTCCGCTGCAGTGAGAGAATTCCGCTCAAatgccatcgggagcaccgggacattccCGGGCCGGTGGACCGGTCGAGTAGTGAGCCGATCGCCGAAGCGAGGGAGACCTCCCTGACAGTAAgcactgtttttaaattacagcaAACTGCAAAAAGAAAATACTCCAAAAAGTGTGAAGTGGCGCTACGCAATGCATCCGCCGGCCGTGCGCAAAAGCAGTCTCCCGCACAGCGCTGCGCTTGCGCCACAATGTAAAGTGATAAACATCGCAAGTCGCTTCATCCATTCAGACGTGACACagaattattgttatagttgtgttATATAGGACAACATTAAAGGTTCTGTAGTGATGCTGGCTGAAAACAGCCACGACAATGTTAACTGCATGAAGAGGTAAACTGTAAAACACCAATACATAGACTTGCCGATTCAGCACCATAGTAATTTACCGTGGTTTTACTTCTTGTGACCACCATCTTACTAATAGGCCTACTAATCGTAAGCAAGAATTTCTCTCTTTAGATGTTTAGTTCTAATTAACTTTAATAGAAGTAAAATGTTGATTCAGTAAGAGCCCGATTAAAGATACATATCAGTGTCTTATATAAATTAGGTGTGTATTGAGTGATGACTGGGTAATAGTAAACCACTTTTTACTTTAGGACTACACcacagcagagtcgtggtagaaagttcagagacggtcttaaagtagctcggtttaaatgtattgtatgaattgcgcttactatggaataaaacatacggagtgtctatttagactttgtgcaaataacctgcTTTATTAGCATTTTGGCATTGATATTTTGTCATCTCCAGTGGCACAGATGGTCAAGTGTGTGTTCTTGACTTTTTTAAATGATCGACACGGGTTCAATCCCACCTTTTGcctaacttttttttccctcccttttcaaatctcatatcacatcgtaaaggcatttattttcaattaaaatcaaaaaggtgaaaataaagtatgGATAGGGGTAGGGTAgatgtagggagggctttattgtaccaataagTTGGCATCCattgaataatttgaattaaaattataatttacactcaatacgttattattgcatactgttttataatgtactacaatactgaagtgcagataattgccactatttgcaacacGTAGCATACATAACAGAAAATCCTGCtgttttaacagtgtaaataggtatttgcacttagtgtaaatagagtccattgctaatacgagatttgaaaagggagaaaaacaaGTTCAGCATAAGGTGGGATCGAACCCGGGACACACTCTTAACCATCTGTGCCACTGGAGCTGACAAAGTACCAGTGCCAAAATACtaataaggcaggttatttgcacaaagtctaaatagacactccgtatgttttattccatagtaagcgcaattcatacaatacatttaaaccgagctactttaagaccgtctctgaactttctaccacgactctgctgttcttcggctggttctttctgtatactttgattgacagatgtctcgtccagtcagcggtgagtaatcccaaactatacctacctcttccggtttgtctgatttgtcattgtgttttctgaattggtattttttttttctttcatttgtgtttgtaatttgttactttGTTTTCATAATCGTATTCTGTTTTGCACTCCTGGCCCACCGTACTTCAGTGTgtacaacagaagaaagaacatcaGGGAGTgaacatgatgacagaattttgtttattttggtgaactatccctttaaagatgtACTTTCTGTGTTCCAccataataactaaaaataaaaatatagatttgaattattttatttattattttattaaactaataaTGCATGTTTGTGTTCCACTTTAATAATTGTTGCACTAGCTGGATGTTTTTGACATCTTAGCCTCTGCATTGGTTTGTATTCCCTCTTTAACCAAACCTTTGTATATCTGCCTGACAAAACAGTTTATGCAATTTAATTCAGTTTGCATTAGCaagattattttataaaaatgtaagcaatgtttttaatttttagcacATTTACTTTCACTTAGTACCTGCATTTTCGCTTGAGTATTACATCGCCCTGTATCATATCTGCTGTTTTGCTCGAGCACTTCACAATATGATATATGATAGCCTTTATGATGTATTTGCTTTTGACAAACATTTGTAAGGTGAAGAAGTCTTGTATTATTCCTTAATTAACAGAAGAACACGGGCACAAACACACGATTCCTGTCTTCATCTGATCCAGATATCTGATCACTTCTTATGTATGATATTGCTGATTTCAGAGTTATGGCCAGTGATGCAGATGTGGTGTTTCACTGAAACAGTCACAGACTGCTTTGCACATTGTAAGTTACACACTTTGAATACTTCTGTCTTCTTTGAAACACTTGCCCTTTGACTGCTTTGGTTATTTTTATGAGTGCATTCTTATACTACTTTTTTTCAGCGCTTAGCAATGAAGCTGAACAGTCACTGATATTAATGTCTCATTATTTGTATGACCTTACAGCAGAACCAGcaaatttttggtatttttatgatTGCATATATCTATCGTACAGGGTACTTTTTCTCTTAATGAGATCTGTTCTTTTATTAAAATTGGTTTTTGTCTTAAAAACTCCTCTTTCCCCGCAGGTTTCGTTCTAGTGAATCGGTTCGTCCTAAACGGCTCGCTCTCTCAGAAGTAGCTTTGGAAAGATTCATTCTAGCGAATCGGTTCGAAggtctgattcattctagtgaatcactTCGTTCGGACGGTGCTTCTAAATTACAAACCGATTAACTTACATGATCCATTCCCTAATTCTTCATTTAACAATGCAATCAGTATTatagtttgaataattttttatgtaaatgtatttttttcagttttgatgttGTCATCCTGAATATGAATTCATTCCAAAACTCTCAAACCTTGTTTTTGaagtaagttttaaaaataatagtaagcGATGTCCTGTACCCTGTAGGttgttttttccttttacttattatttttccCCCTCTGCGGTTTTTCTCGGACATACTTGAGCTGATCACGTGACTCGCCGCAACTCGAGCGCTGTCACATGACCGCGAGCCGTGAACATGGCGGAGCGACGCGAGTACGAGGGTCTGCTGGATGAAGACGAGGATGATGACGGAGTGCCGCGGCACCTGTTCCCGCTGTGTGACCCGACTCACCTGCTGCACCGGATCCTGGTCCTGGTCTTCATGTGCTTCCTGGGCTTCGGTAGCGTCTTCCTCACGAGTCACGAGACCAGCGCGATCATTCAGAGACACCAGTATAGCGACAGAGTCTAGCCTTGtagaaatgtgcaaaatattaatgTGGCATATTAGCATTATATTCACATCAAATACAGTACCGtggttttacagtgttttgtgAGTTTGTGCTCAGTGGTGTCAGATttcagtgaaagtgaaacttaGCATCTTAATTTACCATTCTGCTCTCTCTGCTCTTTCTGCTTTATTTTAGGCAGCTACTTTTGTTACGACAACCCCGCAGCGCTTCAGACTCAAGTCATACAGGTGTGTGTGCCTTCAGGtgtagtctatctatctatctatctatctatctatctatctatctatctatctatctatccgtctatcatccattcatccatctatctccgtctatttctatctatctatctatctatctatctatctatctatctatctatctatctatctatctgtatttccatccatccatccatccatccatctatccatctatctatctatctatctatctatctatctatctatctatctatctatctatctatctatctatctatcaatctatatctatctatccatctatctatcctcctatctatctatctatctatccgtctatctatgcAGCAAGAGAGATTATAGCCTATACTATGctctgtatttgtttgtatttttttttatttttatgtatgtatccttcgatgcatccatccatccttatctatctatctttcttttttttttttatctatctatctatctatctatctatcttcttatctgtctatctatctgtctgtctatctatctatctatctatctatctatctatctatccgtctgtgtagtctatctatctatttatccatccatccgtccatccgtccatccatcagtctatccatctatccatctatctatctatctatctatctatctatctatctatctatctatctatctatctaatctatctatctatccgtctgtctatctatctatttatccatccatccatccgtccatccatccgtctattctaccctctatctatctattttttttttttttttatctat is a genomic window of Cyprinus carpio isolate SPL01 chromosome B15, ASM1834038v1, whole genome shotgun sequence containing:
- the LOC109104556 gene encoding latexin-like; the protein is MKVFCSLWLLLSLVKLSPAPPASQDPPFACRGAGDPAPPQPETPEDMASSGDLEPTHYPARRAATVALHQLNTRHGSPHRLFALQEVHKASAEDVAAGGRKYSLDFSVTDWASGSAGPALRCSAEVMFPGTERSSPDVQLRCEALQQINSTAQDHAFYQKYIAPESAVSAQHIPDSYGNVSEEMQPFWRLARVAASFIMLRESSENTEFNMAQVASVTQQESSEKQLMLEFVVLLHDLPSQEIVQWKLLASWSPDRGVRVLQTEWQPRCPHDTKPPN